Proteins encoded together in one Alteribacter keqinensis window:
- a CDS encoding putative glycoside hydrolase translates to MGKFGKSTVAALVAGVSLFMVSGQASAEEETVSMNVHGEKANALEVREWPDRVARFSFDSGYTFEYPDAVRGIFVTAHSAGGARMESLLDLMDTTDLNSMVIDIKDDDGFLTYKPEEDDPFYDISRPFISDPEGMMSRLEEHEVYPIARVVVFKDTLLAEEKPEWSFTTDSGEVWKNGRGEAFVNPFLKEVWDYNIDIAIKAAEMGFQEIQFDYVRYPEGFERRDEELNYEVGDYKDSEGDNVQRRVDAVTDFVAYARERLAPYDVDVSVDIFGYTATLPEAPGIGQNFTRISENVDVISSMIYPSHWTAHFGLDKPDLYPYELVTEYIKIENEKLAELEEPPVSRPWLQDFTASYLGSGNYIPYRAAEVEAQIKALYENGVDEFLLWNAGNRYSEGVDYLIGKED, encoded by the coding sequence ATGGGGAAATTCGGTAAAAGTACGGTAGCAGCGCTTGTGGCAGGGGTGTCTTTGTTCATGGTATCAGGACAAGCTTCTGCAGAAGAAGAAACGGTGTCGATGAACGTTCACGGCGAGAAGGCAAACGCCCTTGAGGTCCGGGAGTGGCCGGATCGTGTGGCGCGTTTTTCGTTTGATTCGGGCTATACATTCGAGTATCCGGATGCCGTCCGGGGGATTTTTGTAACCGCTCATTCAGCCGGCGGTGCGCGCATGGAGTCACTCCTTGACCTGATGGATACAACGGATTTAAATTCCATGGTCATCGATATTAAAGACGATGATGGATTTCTAACGTATAAGCCTGAAGAGGACGATCCGTTTTATGACATCAGCCGCCCCTTCATCAGTGATCCTGAAGGAATGATGAGCCGTCTTGAAGAGCATGAGGTGTATCCCATTGCACGGGTGGTAGTATTTAAGGATACCTTGCTTGCTGAAGAAAAACCGGAGTGGTCATTTACGACAGACAGCGGCGAAGTGTGGAAAAACGGCCGTGGCGAAGCGTTCGTGAACCCGTTCCTCAAAGAGGTTTGGGACTATAATATTGATATCGCCATCAAGGCTGCGGAAATGGGTTTTCAGGAGATCCAATTTGACTATGTCCGTTATCCGGAAGGGTTTGAACGCCGGGACGAAGAGCTGAATTATGAAGTAGGGGATTATAAAGACAGTGAAGGGGACAATGTGCAGCGCCGTGTTGATGCCGTGACTGATTTTGTAGCTTACGCGAGGGAACGTCTTGCTCCTTATGATGTAGATGTATCCGTTGACATTTTCGGTTACACGGCAACGCTGCCTGAGGCTCCGGGAATCGGCCAGAACTTCACGCGTATTTCAGAGAATGTGGACGTGATTTCCTCTATGATTTATCCGAGTCACTGGACAGCCCATTTCGGACTCGACAAACCGGACCTGTACCCGTATGAACTGGTGACAGAGTACATTAAAATCGAGAATGAAAAGCTTGCTGAACTGGAAGAGCCGCCTGTTTCCCGTCCGTGGCTTCAGGACTTTACAGCATCCTACCTTGGATCGGGCAACTACATTCCATACCGTGCTGCCGAAGTGGAGGCACAGATTAAAGCACTGTACGAAAACGGCGTGGATGAATTCCTCCTGTGGAACGCCGGTAACCGTTACAGTGAAGGCGTTGACTATTTGATCGGAAAAGAAGATTAA
- a CDS encoding UbiD family decarboxylase: MHRNLRSFIDQLKKENDLVEIHAEVDPYLEIPEIHRRVIDEQGPALLFTNIKGSTTPVVTNLFGTVKRVDMAFGPKPEAFVKQAVGALDKLMPPTLGSLWNEKNLFTDVLKMGTKGVSQSKAPVMEHHTTDVNMKELPALTGWHHDSNPFVTLPLVYTEHPDHNEHNLGMYRIEIKEAKKTGMHWQIHKGGGFHHSVAEEKNEALPVSLFVGGPPALIVSAIAPLPEAVPELMFSSLLMGEKLNVVNVDNHPHPIIAEAEFAFAGEVPPHVREPEGPFGDHYGYYSLEHDFPVFNVKQMWKRKDAIYPATVVGKPRQEDYFIGEYLQRLMSPIFPVVMNGVKDLWTYGETGFHSLAGAVVRESYYKEGLAHALRIMGEGQLTLTKFLMVTNKPVDLSNFPELLEAVLERFQPERDLLILNDTSMDTLDYTGRKFNVGSKAIMTGLGEAVRELARTYEGGSIPGAKDVTPYCGGCLVISGPSFEEDPEFGDALVKHAGTQLKDWQLVFLVDDTRITESQQAMLWTTFTRFDPAYDLYADRDIVRNNIRYKGPVIIDARMKPFYPDEVETREDIDQLVTDRWKEYFPG, encoded by the coding sequence ATGCATCGCAACTTACGATCCTTTATCGATCAGTTAAAAAAAGAAAACGACCTTGTGGAAATCCACGCCGAAGTTGATCCTTATCTTGAAATTCCCGAAATTCACCGGCGCGTGATTGACGAACAGGGCCCGGCCCTTCTTTTCACAAACATCAAAGGAAGCACTACGCCTGTTGTCACAAACCTGTTTGGAACCGTTAAACGCGTCGATATGGCCTTTGGCCCAAAGCCTGAAGCCTTTGTTAAACAAGCCGTAGGTGCACTGGATAAACTGATGCCCCCAACCCTCGGCTCACTTTGGAACGAGAAAAATCTGTTTACAGATGTATTAAAAATGGGAACAAAAGGCGTCAGCCAGTCAAAAGCACCCGTCATGGAGCACCATACAACCGATGTAAACATGAAAGAACTCCCGGCCCTTACAGGCTGGCACCATGACAGCAATCCGTTTGTGACCCTTCCTCTTGTGTACACAGAGCACCCGGATCATAACGAACATAACCTGGGCATGTACCGGATTGAAATTAAAGAAGCCAAAAAGACTGGCATGCACTGGCAGATTCATAAAGGTGGCGGCTTCCATCACAGTGTTGCCGAAGAAAAAAATGAGGCACTTCCCGTTTCCCTTTTTGTAGGGGGACCGCCGGCACTGATCGTTTCTGCGATCGCACCGCTGCCTGAAGCTGTGCCTGAACTGATGTTTTCATCTCTTCTTATGGGTGAAAAATTAAACGTAGTGAATGTGGACAACCATCCGCACCCGATTATCGCTGAAGCAGAATTCGCTTTTGCCGGAGAAGTTCCTCCACACGTGAGAGAACCTGAAGGGCCGTTCGGTGACCACTACGGCTACTATTCTCTGGAGCATGACTTCCCGGTATTTAACGTAAAGCAGATGTGGAAGCGGAAAGATGCCATTTATCCGGCCACAGTCGTTGGTAAGCCGCGCCAGGAAGACTACTTTATCGGAGAGTACCTCCAGCGCCTTATGAGCCCGATCTTCCCGGTTGTCATGAACGGGGTAAAAGATCTGTGGACTTACGGGGAAACAGGTTTCCACTCCCTTGCCGGAGCCGTTGTCCGTGAAAGCTACTATAAAGAGGGCCTTGCCCACGCCCTGAGAATCATGGGTGAGGGCCAGCTGACCCTTACGAAATTCCTGATGGTGACGAATAAACCGGTGGACCTCTCCAACTTCCCTGAACTTCTGGAAGCTGTGCTTGAGCGTTTCCAGCCGGAGCGCGACCTTCTTATTTTAAACGACACGTCCATGGATACTCTTGATTACACAGGACGTAAGTTTAATGTAGGTAGTAAAGCGATTATGACCGGACTCGGGGAGGCGGTCAGGGAACTTGCCCGTACCTATGAAGGCGGCTCCATTCCGGGGGCAAAAGACGTAACGCCTTACTGTGGCGGCTGTCTCGTCATAAGCGGTCCGTCCTTTGAAGAAGATCCTGAATTTGGAGATGCCCTTGTAAAGCATGCCGGCACACAGCTGAAAGACTGGCAGCTCGTCTTCCTAGTCGATGACACTCGCATCACAGAATCCCAGCAAGCGATGCTCTGGACGACGTTTACCCGTTTCGATCCGGCCTACGACCTTTATGCGGACCGTGATATTGTCCGGAACAACATCCGCTACAAAGGACCGGTCATCATCGACGCCCGGATGAAGCCATTCTATCCTGACGAAGTGGAAACACGGGAAGACATTGACCAGCTTGTTACCGACCGCTGGAAAGAATATTTCCCCGGATAA
- a CDS encoding NUDIX hydrolase, whose protein sequence is MNALELWDIYNKDRSLTGRKMQRGNLFEANSYHLVVHVCIFNERGEMLIQQRQADKSGWPGMWDVSVGGSALAGETSQEAAERETKEELGYTLSLKNHRPCLTVNFEAGFDDYFLLEKNIQIDSLPMPTEEVNQVKWASKHEVLSMIDEGVFIPYHKNLLKLFYDMRGLIGAHTKR, encoded by the coding sequence GTGAACGCCTTGGAACTTTGGGATATCTATAATAAAGACAGAAGCCTGACAGGCAGGAAAATGCAGCGTGGGAATCTATTTGAAGCCAACTCTTATCATCTAGTGGTGCATGTATGTATTTTTAACGAACGTGGCGAGATGTTAATTCAACAACGACAGGCAGATAAAAGCGGATGGCCCGGGATGTGGGACGTAAGTGTTGGCGGAAGCGCATTGGCCGGGGAAACAAGCCAGGAAGCCGCAGAAAGAGAGACGAAAGAAGAACTTGGGTATACACTATCTCTAAAGAATCACCGCCCCTGTCTTACAGTCAACTTTGAAGCCGGGTTTGATGATTATTTCCTTTTGGAAAAAAACATTCAAATCGACTCACTGCCAATGCCGACAGAAGAAGTGAACCAAGTGAAATGGGCGTCAAAACACGAAGTTTTGTCCATGATTGACGAAGGGGTTTTTATCCCTTATCACAAAAATCTGCTTAAACTATTTTATGATATGAGAGGCCTGATTGGTGCTCATACTAAAAGGTGA
- a CDS encoding MetQ/NlpA family ABC transporter substrate-binding protein encodes MKKAALLGLGFGLSVLAACSGGESEAGGEEKKELKIGATAGPYSDMVEKAIKPSLEELGYSVDVVEFSDYVQPNLSLANGDIDANLFQHKIYMETFAEDNGLDLSEVIVVPTAPMGIYSDEYDSLDDIEDGTQIAVPNDPTNVARVFLMLEDEGLITLSDDATPTTVSERDVEDNPKNLQFQAIEAAQLPRAVDSVDLAAVPGNFALAAEMDLLDALALEEMPDDYRNRVVVNTDSLDEPFAEDLRKAVESEAFANTIDEEFQGFGKPEWMDE; translated from the coding sequence ATGAAAAAAGCAGCACTTTTAGGATTAGGATTTGGATTAAGCGTACTTGCAGCATGTTCCGGAGGAGAGAGTGAAGCAGGCGGAGAAGAGAAAAAAGAACTGAAAATCGGTGCGACTGCAGGGCCGTACAGCGATATGGTGGAAAAAGCCATCAAACCATCACTGGAGGAGTTAGGTTATTCGGTTGATGTAGTGGAATTCAGTGATTACGTTCAGCCAAACTTGTCTCTTGCAAACGGCGACATCGACGCAAACCTGTTTCAGCATAAGATATATATGGAAACTTTCGCAGAGGACAACGGACTTGATCTCTCTGAAGTGATTGTTGTTCCAACGGCACCTATGGGGATTTATTCAGATGAATATGACTCACTTGATGACATTGAAGACGGTACGCAAATTGCCGTTCCAAATGACCCGACCAATGTGGCCCGTGTTTTCTTAATGCTTGAAGACGAGGGTCTCATCACACTAAGTGATGATGCAACACCGACAACTGTCTCGGAACGTGATGTTGAAGACAATCCGAAAAACCTGCAGTTCCAGGCGATTGAAGCTGCCCAGCTGCCGAGAGCTGTAGACAGTGTTGACCTGGCAGCAGTTCCCGGGAACTTTGCTCTCGCAGCGGAAATGGATTTGCTTGATGCACTGGCGTTGGAGGAAATGCCCGATGACTACCGAAACCGTGTGGTTGTGAACACCGACTCACTTGACGAGCCATTTGCAGAGGATCTCCGAAAAGCTGTTGAATCTGAAGCCTTTGCGAATACAATCGATGAAGAGTTCCAGGGCTTCGGCAAGCCGGAGTGGATGGATGAATAA
- a CDS encoding methionine ABC transporter permease yields the protein MEAIIELLPELNKAFFETVYMVAIALFVAILFGLPLGILLFVTEKDLFLENPILKSIVDVVVNLIRSIPFIILLVALLPFTKWITGTTIGPTAASVSLSVAAIPFFARIVESSIRDIEKGVIEAAIAAGATPWMIIKDVILSEAKPAMIKGVTITTVSLIGYSAMAGIVGGGGIGDLAIRFGYYRYDNTVMLTTVVVLICLVQLIQFAGDRMARVVDKKS from the coding sequence ATGGAAGCCATCATCGAGCTCTTGCCTGAGTTGAACAAAGCTTTCTTTGAAACGGTCTATATGGTTGCGATCGCCTTGTTTGTGGCAATACTGTTCGGCCTGCCACTCGGCATTTTATTATTTGTTACTGAAAAGGATCTGTTTTTGGAAAACCCGATACTCAAATCGATCGTGGATGTGGTGGTTAACTTAATCCGCTCTATTCCATTTATTATTCTGCTTGTGGCATTACTGCCGTTTACCAAATGGATCACGGGAACGACGATCGGTCCTACTGCAGCGTCTGTTTCTCTATCAGTGGCAGCGATACCGTTTTTTGCCCGGATCGTGGAATCATCCATCCGGGATATTGAAAAAGGGGTAATCGAAGCGGCGATCGCAGCCGGTGCCACTCCGTGGATGATCATCAAGGACGTTATTTTATCCGAAGCGAAGCCGGCGATGATTAAAGGCGTGACAATTACGACAGTGAGCTTAATCGGCTACTCTGCTATGGCAGGTATTGTCGGAGGCGGGGGAATCGGTGACCTGGCAATCCGGTTCGGGTATTACCGTTATGACAACACCGTGATGCTCACCACTGTTGTGGTGTTGATCTGTCTCGTTCAGCTTATTCAATTTGCCGGCGACCGGATGGCCCGGGTCGTGGATAAAAAATCATAA
- a CDS encoding methionine ABC transporter ATP-binding protein, giving the protein MIEIDHLVKEYKTKKSTVIGVDDVSLHIKKGEVFGIVGYSGAGKSSLLRCINLMEKPTSGSIKVDGTELLSLDKKGLREARQKIGMIFQHFYLISSKTVHDNVAFALKAAGKSGSEASKRVDELLTLVGLYDKKDQYPAQLSGGQKQRVGIARALANDPKVLLCDEATSALDPSTTKSILNLLKDINKKLGLTIVLITHEMEVVKDICDRMAVMQDGQVIEQGPVYDIFASPKEALTQDFIKTIIQFDLPQPLIDRCEGTIVKVKFQGEAAEESIVSDALQQFQVKGNFLHGNIEYIQDRPLGTFIMEIKGEPGEVVKTIEYLKNRTQSTEVIQHGSHHRALA; this is encoded by the coding sequence GTGATCGAGATTGACCACCTGGTGAAAGAATACAAGACAAAAAAGAGTACAGTAATCGGAGTTGACGATGTGTCCCTTCACATAAAAAAGGGGGAAGTGTTTGGCATCGTCGGCTACTCCGGTGCCGGGAAAAGTTCCCTTCTCCGGTGTATTAACCTGATGGAGAAACCGACATCGGGATCGATTAAAGTGGATGGAACAGAGCTTTTGTCACTGGACAAAAAAGGACTGAGGGAAGCGCGGCAGAAAATAGGGATGATCTTTCAGCACTTTTACCTGATCAGCTCCAAAACCGTTCATGACAATGTAGCGTTTGCCTTAAAAGCGGCGGGGAAATCCGGGAGCGAAGCAAGTAAAAGAGTCGATGAGCTCCTCACTCTTGTGGGTCTTTATGACAAAAAAGATCAATACCCTGCCCAGCTGAGCGGGGGACAGAAACAGCGGGTCGGTATTGCAAGGGCCCTGGCCAATGACCCTAAAGTTCTTTTATGTGATGAAGCGACGTCAGCACTCGATCCGAGTACGACGAAATCCATACTTAACCTGCTAAAGGATATTAACAAAAAGCTTGGCCTGACGATTGTTCTTATTACACACGAAATGGAAGTGGTGAAGGACATTTGTGACCGGATGGCTGTGATGCAGGACGGGCAGGTGATTGAACAAGGACCTGTGTATGACATCTTCGCGTCACCAAAAGAAGCGCTAACACAGGACTTTATTAAAACGATTATTCAGTTTGATCTTCCACAGCCATTAATCGACCGATGTGAAGGAACGATTGTAAAAGTGAAATTCCAGGGGGAAGCAGCGGAAGAGTCCATCGTGTCAGATGCTCTTCAGCAATTTCAGGTTAAAGGCAACTTCCTTCACGGAAATATCGAATACATTCAGGACAGGCCTCTTGGGACGTTCATTATGGAGATTAAAGGGGAGCCTGGCGAAGTCGTAAAAACGATTGAGTATTTGAAAAACAGAACCCAGTCAACGGAGGTGATTCAGCATGGAAGCCATCATCGAGCTCTTGCCTGA
- a CDS encoding NUDIX hydrolase, translating into MRENEIRTLAVCVFSNNGSILVAEGYDYVKNEYFYRPVGGGIDHGEKSEDAVVREVKEELGTSVKGVTYLGTIENIFTFNGKKGHEIVQVYDAAFTDPAYYDKESFEGVESNGEMFKLLWISIEEMKKRKLNVVPEDLVNLF; encoded by the coding sequence ATGAGAGAAAACGAGATCAGGACGCTGGCTGTCTGTGTGTTTTCAAATAACGGCAGCATTTTAGTCGCTGAAGGTTATGACTATGTAAAGAACGAGTATTTTTACCGCCCCGTCGGCGGAGGCATCGATCACGGGGAAAAGAGTGAGGATGCAGTGGTACGGGAAGTAAAAGAAGAGCTCGGGACTTCGGTCAAAGGCGTTACATACCTTGGAACGATTGAAAACATCTTTACCTTTAACGGTAAGAAGGGTCACGAGATCGTCCAGGTGTATGATGCGGCGTTCACGGATCCCGCGTATTACGATAAAGAGTCCTTTGAAGGTGTGGAAAGTAACGGGGAAATGTTCAAGCTTCTATGGATTTCTATAGAGGAAATGAAAAAAAGAAAGCTAAATGTAGTACCTGAGGATCTTGTGAATCTTTTTTAA
- a CDS encoding DJ-1/PfpI family protein, with protein MRKNKWNVGIFLFNEAEVLDFAGPFEVFSVTVNKDGTQPFQVSTVSETGEPVKARNGLKVVPDYSFNDAPDLDILIVPGGWGAREIEFHNERVIEWIAGQNEKVDLMTSVCTGSFLLAKAGLLKGRAATTHWGSLERLGREFPDLTVKENVKFVDEGRILTSAGISAGINMSFHIITRLLGAEVAKTTAKRMEYDIDIK; from the coding sequence ATGAGAAAGAACAAATGGAATGTTGGAATCTTTTTGTTTAACGAAGCAGAGGTTCTCGATTTTGCCGGGCCGTTCGAAGTGTTTTCCGTAACTGTAAATAAAGACGGCACTCAGCCGTTTCAGGTCAGCACGGTCTCTGAAACGGGGGAGCCCGTGAAGGCAAGAAACGGATTGAAGGTTGTTCCTGACTATAGTTTTAATGACGCACCGGATTTGGATATTCTTATCGTTCCCGGCGGCTGGGGAGCACGGGAGATTGAATTCCATAACGAACGGGTCATCGAATGGATTGCTGGACAGAACGAAAAGGTGGACCTCATGACAAGTGTATGTACCGGCTCTTTTTTACTGGCTAAGGCGGGGCTGTTAAAGGGGAGAGCTGCCACTACCCACTGGGGAAGCCTGGAGCGGCTGGGCCGCGAGTTTCCGGATTTAACGGTTAAAGAAAACGTCAAATTCGTGGACGAAGGGCGAATTCTCACATCTGCAGGAATATCTGCGGGCATTAATATGAGCTTTCACATCATCACGAGGCTTCTTGGTGCTGAAGTGGCGAAGACGACAGCGAAGCGTATGGAGTACGACATCGATATAAAATAG
- a CDS encoding GNAT family N-acetyltransferase encodes MNQLRTHLNEQDYIELVQDAMKNDRYRMFALITDGKLAAVTGFKPMTTLYYGKFVWVCDLVTDEYLRSKGAGEKLLTFVHGWAKEHGYASVALSSGLQRTEAHRFYEEKMGYEKVSFVFKKDLN; translated from the coding sequence ATGAACCAGCTGCGTACACATCTGAATGAACAGGATTACATAGAACTCGTACAGGATGCCATGAAGAATGACCGCTACAGGATGTTTGCTCTTATAACAGATGGAAAGCTTGCGGCTGTTACCGGTTTTAAGCCGATGACCACACTGTATTATGGAAAGTTTGTGTGGGTCTGTGATCTTGTAACGGATGAATACTTACGTTCAAAGGGAGCGGGGGAGAAACTGCTTACCTTTGTTCATGGCTGGGCAAAAGAGCACGGGTATGCTTCAGTGGCTCTTTCTTCAGGTCTGCAGCGTACAGAAGCCCACCGCTTTTATGAAGAAAAGATGGGGTACGAAAAGGTGAGTTTTGTGTTTAAAAAGGATTTAAACTAG
- a CDS encoding HD domain-containing protein — protein sequence MSRVTMQDILNHEITQKFIKRSGLAHAVATAEYALKLSKVHGVNPDLAVKAAFLHDIGHYTWYRNGKWDYSLYKENDIHAIKGAERAHKLLIRLGEHPVNAKKIALAVLLHTDSYLPEGELHLDPLQNVVALADKCDEEPGGSHHYKQISDYDAFQRLKKLDEQIEKALEADESAQSASVS from the coding sequence ATGTCACGTGTAACAATGCAGGATATTTTGAATCATGAGATCACACAGAAATTTATAAAGCGGTCGGGCCTTGCCCATGCAGTAGCGACGGCCGAATATGCGCTGAAACTTTCAAAAGTGCACGGAGTCAATCCCGACCTGGCCGTAAAAGCTGCTTTTCTTCACGATATCGGTCACTACACCTGGTATCGGAACGGAAAATGGGACTACTCTCTCTATAAAGAGAATGATATCCATGCCATTAAAGGAGCCGAACGTGCCCACAAGCTCCTCATCCGGCTCGGGGAACACCCGGTTAACGCTAAGAAAATTGCTCTGGCTGTGCTCCTGCACACCGATTCGTACCTGCCTGAAGGCGAACTTCACCTGGACCCCCTTCAAAACGTCGTCGCACTTGCGGACAAATGTGATGAAGAACCGGGCGGGAGCCATCATTACAAACAAATCTCTGATTACGATGCTTTCCAGCGTCTCAAAAAGCTCGATGAACAGATCGAAAAGGCGCTTGAAGCAGATGAAAGTGCTCAATCAGCCTCCGTGTCCTGA
- a CDS encoding sodium:calcium antiporter — translation MFPFVLFALAAAVTVIAAVRLSTYADVISDRTSLGGMMVGTLLLAGATSLPEVTTSATAVFVGSPDIAVGNVLGSNLFNLMILASFDIMYRKKRLLGNIHSGHQMSGFVSLALTALVMVMILAPTGVTILGIGIEMYLMVFFYVYSLRKMNEQEKAVPEIAAANEEGEEALQKTTSHIPLKNAKIGFVISAAVIFVAGSLLTIAGDQIATTTGLEASFVGSFFIAAATSLPEVVTVLVALQLANYNLAVGNILGSNVFNMMILVVSDALFRSGAILGSVSPVLALTAFFAIVLNLIVLGHMVYLRQKSPNRFYLVPSVVLLIVYFVASIMMF, via the coding sequence ATGTTTCCATTTGTCTTGTTTGCTCTGGCTGCGGCTGTAACTGTGATTGCCGCTGTACGCTTATCCACCTATGCTGATGTGATCAGCGACCGTACTTCTCTCGGGGGAATGATGGTCGGCACACTGCTCCTGGCAGGAGCTACGTCTCTGCCGGAAGTGACCACCAGTGCGACAGCCGTGTTTGTAGGAAGCCCGGATATTGCTGTAGGAAACGTACTTGGAAGCAATTTGTTTAACCTGATGATTCTCGCAAGCTTTGATATTATGTACCGGAAAAAGAGACTGCTTGGAAACATTCACTCCGGACACCAGATGAGCGGATTTGTGAGCCTTGCCCTGACCGCCCTTGTGATGGTGATGATTCTCGCACCGACCGGGGTAACGATTTTAGGTATCGGCATTGAGATGTATCTGATGGTTTTCTTCTATGTTTACAGTCTGCGTAAGATGAATGAACAGGAAAAAGCCGTTCCAGAAATTGCGGCAGCTAATGAAGAAGGAGAAGAAGCCCTTCAGAAAACAACGAGCCACATTCCGTTGAAAAATGCCAAGATCGGTTTTGTCATCAGTGCCGCTGTTATTTTCGTTGCGGGATCTCTTTTAACGATCGCAGGTGACCAGATCGCCACAACAACAGGACTGGAAGCAAGTTTTGTGGGGAGCTTCTTTATTGCAGCTGCCACTTCCCTTCCTGAAGTTGTCACTGTTCTCGTCGCTCTTCAGCTTGCCAACTACAACCTGGCTGTAGGGAACATTCTAGGGAGTAACGTGTTTAACATGATGATTCTCGTTGTTTCAGATGCTCTTTTCCGATCAGGAGCGATTCTTGGGTCCGTAAGTCCGGTCCTCGCCCTGACCGCCTTTTTCGCCATCGTCCTGAACCTGATCGTTCTCGGCCACATGGTCTATTTACGCCAGAAGAGCCCAAACCGGTTTTACCTTGTCCCGTCGGTTGTGCTTCTCATCGTGTATTTTGTGGCGAGTATTATGATGTTTTAA
- a CDS encoding peroxiredoxin family protein codes for MVVKRFWQWPLVITCLLLAAGAFWASQSQHDWALSQRAMVAADEGVHEGNQIVNFTLPDTQGVKQNLYDVVGEQKAIVIFFTTWCEVCTEHWAGLKEMKEAGGLADTQIVGVHLKDIDTNADLKEYFSGWESLPVFVDTDGQVKEEFEIIGMPTVYLVDENQKVYKRILGTLSPQMLESDPFFTE; via the coding sequence GTGGTTGTAAAACGATTTTGGCAGTGGCCGCTTGTGATCACGTGCCTGCTGCTGGCAGCGGGAGCTTTCTGGGCGAGTCAGTCCCAGCACGACTGGGCACTTTCTCAGCGGGCGATGGTTGCTGCAGATGAAGGCGTTCATGAAGGAAACCAGATTGTGAACTTTACGCTGCCGGACACGCAGGGTGTAAAGCAGAACCTTTATGATGTTGTAGGGGAGCAAAAAGCGATCGTCATCTTTTTTACCACTTGGTGTGAAGTGTGTACAGAGCACTGGGCGGGGTTAAAGGAGATGAAGGAAGCAGGAGGACTTGCTGACACGCAAATCGTCGGGGTCCATTTAAAGGACATTGATACAAATGCAGATCTCAAGGAGTATTTCAGTGGCTGGGAGTCCCTCCCTGTGTTCGTCGATACAGACGGCCAGGTCAAAGAAGAGTTTGAAATTATCGGGATGCCGACGGTGTACCTTGTAGATGAGAATCAAAAAGTATACAAGCGTATTTTAGGCACACTCTCGCCTCAGATGCTGGAGTCGGATCCGTTTTTTACTGAATAA